One Maribacter sp. HTCC2170 genomic window, CTAAAGAGTTTCTACTCAAAATATATTCTGTAATTACCGAAATAGCGAATGCAAATATGAAAACGCTGGCAATTATTAAAAATATGGTGAATATCTTTGTTTGCGAGCTCATTGGGCCTACTTCGGTGAACCCAACTGTTGTAACGGTAATAACCGTCATGTAAAAAGCATCTACCCAAGAAAGATCCGATAGATTTCTAAAACCAATAACGCCAGTAATCAAAATAGCTACCATTAAAGAAACTGCTATGTATATTTTAGAACGAAAGAGTCTTAGCATATTTCTAAAGGTCAAAAACAGAGGTTCTCTTGGTATGTACCAAATCTTTGATTTTTAGCCAAAATGCTAAAAAAAGATATAAGGCAAAACCAAATCCCAGGGTTACGAATGTAAGGTAAATGAATGACGTTCTAACAACCCT contains:
- a CDS encoding PspC domain-containing protein, which gives rise to MNVFYQPLYYFQKRGFEVCRRIAERIGIRARVVRTSFIYLTFVTLGFGFALYLFLAFWLKIKDLVHTKRTSVFDL